TTGCGGACTTATCaggcagcaacaattgcatTTGTGCACTAATTAAACATCTGTTAAATAGGTCGAGTGAGGGGGGAGACGTTAATACGCATATATTACCGCCCATGCACATCAATTGAATTTGCTTAACTCTTTGGTTTGGTTGGCACAATACGCATACGCAATGTTGGTCGCACTGAAGCCTTGTTCAAAACGCGCTCCACGCTTCAGTCAGTCaataatgtatttaaaatgcCATTTGTGTAAATGGATTATGTAATCGATGCAACATCAACGTTGTTGCACTACCAGCTAATGCAATATGCCCCTTGCCTTCAATCCAAGAACATTGTACATGCTccacatgcacacatacatgcatatagACATATTTGTGCTATTGCTGCCTAGCCTGACTTCACTGATAATGCTAGCTTACAGCCGGAATCCTGAACTCCTTGTCGTTGTGGTCGTCCTTGCATAAAAGCAAATTGATGCCCTAAGCCAAATATAAACacaataaaaccaaacatgccacaacaacaatgaacCAACACGCACGCTTACACCGCgaaattctttttaaattttcaattaactaAAATCTTACTTAGCGCAGGAACTTAAAAGTTAAGTTGTGAACTTGCGCTGTTGGGtcaaatcaatttaaatatatataaaattaattttgttactTATTTTTTAAGAACTTTTAATAAGCGGCGGATagatttttctcagtgcagtCGATTGCCTGACGGGAATATGAGTTTGCGAAGGGAGTGCTACATAGATGGTACTGCCTGTATCCTGTATCAGTTTGGCGAAGCATAAGGCGAGAGCTAACTGCAAATTGTATGAGCTCGAATTTCGCCTCGATGCCACAGATTTTTCCATCTCGCCCCTTCGACTTGTATCTAAAACGTTGATACCATTCGCATTTTGGGTCCTAGCGTAGCCAGAAGGATAACAAAAGCATTGTTTGGTGCAATAACTTTGACGAGTCCTGGAAACAGGCCGTAGAAACGGACCGTGATTGATACGGATCGATGGTCGCCTACATTAGGCATCCAATAGTGGACAAAAGAGGCAAAAGGGGCAATGATTTACAAATGACGTAACGAAAGTGACGTTGTTGCAGTTCACCGAAGTAAGCAAGAGATGGAAAAcgcatttaaaaatgttttaagaATAGTTTGGTATTTAAGAAATGTACATTTATCTGAAGGATACAAAGTTCTACTGTTAAACTTGTATTCATCTTAAagtcttaaaaataaattgattttcatGTCCTGGccgttttcggtttttgtttctcTCGTGTAAACCAATTTGTTGAtattgatgctgctgctgttgcacttaaaattatatttacgtTTATTTCGCCGGAGTAAAAATGCATTTACCTGTCGTTCGCCGCTCGAAGCCCCTTCAACCTTTCGCCCATTTCTCGCATAATTCTGGAGTCTCAGCAGTATCCCTGATGTCCTGCTCTTCCTTTGCTTGCCTGCACTGATTTAAGGCCAGTAGCGTTTCTGTTGTTccgtttttatattttatccttttttttgcttttttttttttactttttcctGTGAAAGTCTGCTCTCGTTGCAGTTTTGCGACACCATTTTATGATCGAAACACAAAAGAAGAAGCTGGagatattgcgcatacgccacgttttCTTAGCCCACCATCCATGGATTGTGAGCTCATGTGAATGTGACTGGGCCATCACAAAAGCTTTGAAGTTGCATAGATAAGCTTCGGCTGGAGCAAATGCTGCATAACCCCGGGCGATTTGGCCGCGAAGGCGACAACTCGCAGGGGTCCAGAATGGTTGGGTGGAAAACATTAACTTATGTCATAAGCCATAGCCCCTTGGCAACGTACAAGGATCTCCCGTTCGCAGGCATTAACCCATGTAAGCCGAAGTGCGGCAGACAATGCCCGCGGACCCAGCAGATACTAGATATTccagatatatatacatatacccACATTCTGTTCGCACACTAAAAGAAAAAAGCAGGGCCCGCACACATTTTAAGCTTATTTAATGCGCGCATAAATTATTCAGAGTGGACGGACCATCGGACCGTCGGACGGACCGGGGGCGAAAAAAGCTTCGCGTCCTGGGCATACTCAATTATTTTAGATTATGTTTGGATTAGTGGTCAGGAGCGGGACTCCACTAGGACTCCGACCGGTTCAATGGTCCCTTCGTCTGGTTATTGCACTTTATTGTCATTGGAGCCGCACTGGCGATGACAGCCCTCCAAATGGCTTTTGGTTCCTTTGCCCGAATGGCTTCCCGTTTTTTCGGTTGTGGCCTGCAGTCCCGGCCCaatcaatatttaattgaCCCATTTCAGGGCATTCTTTTCCTATGAATGGGGCGTTTTTTCCCCGGTGAAAAACGTTTTATCAATTGCTGCGTATAAAGGGCGGCAGATTAAAGTTAAACCATAAGTCAATATGGTATGTGAATTATACTTTCATATTTTTCAGCAGTGTCGGGAGTAATTGCCGTTTAAGCCATATGCTAAATTTAACATTTATGTCCTCTTCAAAGGTTTCTTAATTCGTTTTTTAAACACATGAAAGAGGgcggtttcttttttttactttcAGCTTGAAGTAATAGTAATGTCTTTTAAACCGAAAATTTAACAGAATTTGTGATTTAAGGTGTTCCAATTTTTCAACAGGATCAAAGTAATGCTGCCGCCAAATGCTCAGATGGACCTTTTTCACCTCCAGATTTCCGGATACAGAGGGCCAGTGGGCCATTTAGGGCATAAATTAGATTAGAACAGACCATAGCCGGTTCTTAATGGGCGCTGAAAGCATTTTTTCAGCCTCTATTGCCGGGCCATGtacttaatttatattaatgtGGCCgacatctctctctctctctgcctcTGTTTCTGCGTTTTGTACATCTGCCAGCGTCCTAAATTAATTTACACGACAGAAAGGCAGTATCTGCAGAATCCCTGATGCCCCATAAAATACTCATCCcttggcattttattaaacaaattttttttctgtggcTTCAATTCACTTGCATGGCCATTGATTGtgggttgttgttgctgctgcaacggCTGTCATATTCAATCAAATTTCTTATGGAAATAAATTGACAAATAAATTGTTGTATCTATTTATTCGTATCATTAGCGTTTTCCCATGGCTGCAAATtggttttcaatttgatttccaAATGAATTGATGGaattttaaaagatttttgtattctttttctGTGAATAGCCAATTGTAACTGACTGAATTATGCAtcattttaaatactttttaatattttagtgCACAACTAACAAAATTTAGTAGTAGTAGTTAGAAGTTTGTCTGTGTAAACATTTCAAACTGCTGGCTAAATAAAcgattgattttaatttgctcGCTTTAAATACAGTTTGTAATGCTGCAGCGGAGTTATTTACattaaaccaaatggcattTGATCAATACGCTTTAAGCAAATAAATCTATACCAAACGAAGTGACCTAATTTTTTTCCTCACATTTATTTTGGTAGCTAGTGGTTTTCCTTGCCCACTGATACGCACacattttgtttcatttcgATTCTGGAGCCGTAACCTCAGATATATTCGCCAGCGGCAGCGACACGCTGATTAAATCAAATAACTTATGGCTTAGCTGCCGCTTTTCCCCTTGCCACCCTTCCTTCGTCCTTGGAAAACAGGAAGAGAGCCAGGCGTTCCTTTGCCCGCTTCCACAAGGAGCAAGGATACTCCCGGTAGTCGGACAACGGAAATCAGCGCTGCCCAATCTGCTGTGTTGGCCgagtttggttttggtttggcttggtttagtttttttgtttggctggaTGGTTCGGTGATTCGGTGGTGCAGAGGTGAAGTGAAGCCACCGACGTGGCTCATTGTGTATGAAATTTGCTCAACTGCAAGCCAAGCAGAAGGAAATTGCACAtacacacgtacacacacacaaccgcACAACCACACAACCTTATCCTGCTCACTGGATTCTATTGGagttcttgttttatttttttgtgcccAGAAGCTTCTCCTTTTCTGCTCGACTGCTGATGCGAAAGCTTCCTTAGAGCACTTAAAAAAAGTGTGATCCCATTACTGAGAAACTATATAATTCCATTCTATTCCCCTCCTGTTGCACAGcttttaaagattttaaacAGAAATTGGAAAACCATCTTTCAGAAGACGAATTCTGTAGCGTaatatgtaattaaatttattttagtgGATGAAACATGCGAAAtgttaaaataaactaaaattattataacattCAGTGTGAAAAATCATGAGTGGTGtgtcattatttttccaagtgcacaGCTGATGCTGCCATTTTGCTTAGCCATACACTCGAAAACGTTTACTGTCCGTTGccgagtgtgtttgtgtgggtgctctcctgtttgtttgcttccttgtgtgtgtgcgtgagccTTTTATTGTTAGTGTCGCTGTCGCAATGTTCATCTTTTGTTTCAATTGCTGCTCTGCTGACGGCCAGCTCAGATTTCAGTCCGTATCTAAACGGAATCATCCCATACTGCCCGCCATGCGGTTGGTTTATTGCAATTGATTTTGACGCCGCTGTTTATGCCAACTGAAGAACAATCGGAGCAGTTTAATccaactgccactgccacattcgcttttgtgtttgtgtaaGCATTTCCCGATTGCGATGGCGATTGGGTTGTAAGGCCACAACTTCTCAAATGCTCGAATAAAATCGAAGCTTAGGTGATTCGTCTGGGGATCGGGAAATATGGAGGCAATCTCTGTTATTGTCGGCCATAAAGCATGCTTTCAATAGTGAGGACCAAAGATTTGTAGGCAACTACAGGTATAAGTAGGGGAAAACAATCTTCTTGTTAATCTTCTTGTttgtatttgaaaaatatattttcagaaACTAGTACTACTCTTAAATACTGCTCTTAaactaatatatattttccaataAGTTACATAAAGCTAGATGTTTTTTggtataaattttaaaactttgCCGAATAGCTTTAAATTCCTTTAAACTTTGAGCACTAATAACCTGGTGTCCCTTGATTTTTGCAGATACGTGCATGGCATTGGATCGGAGACGCGCAACTCGCTCTTTCATTTGCACAACGGACGCGACATGGTCCTGGTCACCACCTGTCGCCACGGGAAAAGTTGGCGGGAGCTGCAGGATAATCGCTGCGACGAGGACAACCGGGAATACGACAGGTGAGTGGAGGATGAGTACGACCCCATTTCCCCCATGCCCCTAACCCATAAAGTCGCTAAAGACGATGATTGTCGCTGGCGAAGTGGCCAAAAATTGTTTCTAGCTGTCATTGGGTCCGCAAAGTAATTTGTTTAGCCTCCGCCATCGTGCTAATAGCAGCCACGCCCCATCCTTTTGGCCATTAACCGGAGTCTCGGCCCCGCCCACTATAAACTTCTTAcacatctatatatatatataaagagatatatatatgtatcttctGGATGTGCGTGGTGATTAATGTGCTGAAATCCGACTTGACAAGCTCATTTAAATGGCACGACACTTGGGCCAAAGGCATTTGCAATGCCAATGGATTTCGTTTAGCGACTGCGTCGAAAAATTCAACGATGAGCAAATTCAGGACAGTGACTTTTCAATCATGGTCAGAtgatttgaaatgtttttcgGGCAAAACTTGGGTCGTTTACGTTGGCCAAATTAATGGTGCAGATGAAGTTATGGAAATGGTTGTCAGGAATAAACTCATCACGTGGGTTAGATTGTTAAAGTTTTGGAAGTTAAGTTATAGCAAATGAAAGTTGGGCcataatttataaaacaaatgaatagaaaaaaaaaaagattgctACGATCTTTATATCGAGACTTGAGTCAAATtcattcaaaattgtattgttgattaatttattttagttatcTTAGGTTGCACAAGTTTATTAAGTACAAGGTTACTATAAGTAGCAAACTATAGGTGACCTTCGCTTTTCCGGATCCCTTTTGGGTCTCAACACACGGACAGATAAGACTGGCAGTGAAACACGTATCCCTATTTGGGTACTCTCTGTGGACTATTTGACATCCAAGTTTTGGCGACCAAACGATGACTTTCAGAAAGTTGCTCTCTAAATTGgtacagaaaatgcatttgaaaTGGTGTACTCAAAAAAACTTATGCAACAAAATATTGGCATACCATCAATGCAAAGAATCTTCAAGTCTTTTGGTATGCATACATCCAAATTTTCGGTACTTGGAGGCTTCGGTTTTAATGACTTTCCGTTGATTACCTTCATCGAGTGCTCGTTAAAACATTCAAATCCTGTATCTTCAATTATGCATTTAACCTGTTTGTCCTTCGAACAGTCTAcacatattgtgttatttattGTCGTTAATTCTATTGAGCTCAAAAGCTTAAACAAACCGAGAAGTATGATAGCTTGGTACACCGCTTTCATATTTTTGGAGTGCTATTTTTTttacgaaaacaaaaaaataatgacaAATAATCAAAGAAAGGCATATTTAACTCGAATGCTTCGATCTTAATAAACTGATTTGGATCATGGATTGGAAGTATATataattgtgtttgtttgttttggttgtGAAATGCTTTTCTTGCTCTGTATCTATTTCTCAAAAGCAGATCgtttaaattgtaaaattatttttctcaATGACACAATCAAACTTTTCCGACTTTTTCTAtacattattaatttttctttttatctctctttttatttactGTCATAATGATGTCAAATAATTATGGAGGCATTCAATTACCGTACATCTTGAGTATCAGTGGTCTATATTTTTGAACGCGGAAAACTGTCAACGCaaccttttgcattttacCTTTAATTGAATGTAATTTTTCAGTGCGGCAGTTTGGCGGTAAGCCTTCCCTTTTGCCCCCTCCTCTGGGTCCCTTTTGGCCCCCTCGTAATTTGACATGACTTATGCGACAAATCTGCTTTGGCGTCAAGCGTCAGCGATTTATGCTCCCCACTTTCCTCAATCTATTCCCCCAAACACCGAACTTCCTGCACTGTTCTACATAATCAAGCAAATTGCTTTTCCACTCACATCATTTTTTATCAAGGGGCCTTCGCTGTCTGGAAACTTCGTTAATGCACCTGTCAGATATATCTTTCGATCTCTTCCTTACATTCTCTACATCGCATCGCTCTCCATGTGTTGGCTCcaactatatatgtatgtatatatatatatttggagAAAATTGCATAATACCCTTGAATAGCGTCagcgatttcttttttttgctcgCAATCTCTAAAAGCTCGTGAATACGCCTGGGCACCAAAGTTCTTTGGGTGAGTTGAGCTTCTGTATTTTTGATGAGTTTTCCACGGCATTAATATGCAAAATgcgcattgttgttgttgcctccTTTAATATACATAGTGATGATGGTAATAAagagggggagggggagggggtaACTCCTAGCAAATCTAAAGCCAGAAGCAGAAATGCATTCAATTTGACAATGGCTTGGTAAAGTTTTCTCGTTTATTTGCTGGTCAACGGAGCTTCAAATCTAGGCTATTGGTAAATCTAGGaatattttaatgaatttcctaaatatttataagtaataaatatgttttgaatttattaaatggcAGTGGCTTTAACACAAAacaaatgttttcatttttcagcTGAATATAAAGAATAGTATTTATACtatttaaatgctttaatttgcttttatgAATTTATAATTACATGACTAATTCAAAGGCCATTAGTGCTCATAGTTAATTGCTCCAACTCCCACATTTAGCACATATAAcagcatacatatgtacatatataggtATATGTTAAATATACAGCGCTATTCCGCAACACAAAATCCATTAAAAAGTTTGCTTATTACTTCAACTTTACCACAGCCTGTGACTTCGAAATAAACTTTTTTAGCTGCATTCAAAAACCTTGAGCtgcttttaatgaaattttttttctcgCTGACGTTTTGCGGCCTTTTTTCTTTGGTTTCCATTGTTGCTATTGTAATGAGCCTAAGGCGTCAATGGCTTTTTCCGTCGATGACGATGTCATGCACCATATGCATTACAGTCGCGGAAAACGAAGGACTTGGCTTGATGGGCCGGCGCAGATCAGGAtaatggtgatgatgatgatgatgggtaGAAACAAGCCACATGACATTAAATCCATTTTTTCACTTCGTGGCTTTTGATACGAGGTCAACGATTTTATCCAGTTCTTCGAACTTTTTCGGATCTGCGGTTGGCACGACTTAGGATACTTTTTATGTGTTTATAATGACGTAAAAAACGTTGTCCTGTCCATCCATATATAAcccatattttttataactgCTTGAAAGCAGTTAAAACAGCTTAACTTTAACTTATTAAATACATACTAGTTACTTACTAAATGTGTTTCTTTTGGtttctattattttattcTCTCAGTGTACAGACATGCGCTTTCACTTGTTTGTCAGACTTTGCCTATTTTTGAAGTCAGCTGAAAGTAGCAACTGTGGCAAATAATGAGACGCCATGTAAATGTCCTTGGAAGTGAAACTTGTTCctcattttctttttggtgTTTGTGTgcctcttgttttttttttacgttgCCGCTAACAGCAGACGCGAcgaaattacgtatacgccacgttgcTGCCACGCCAACTGTTGCAGCCCCACGTAGCCACCCTGGAGTGCCTCAAGGTTGTCCCGAagcaactttcaactttttgtGGCCCTTTAATTTGAGCTTAACAATTTATAAAGTCTATTTGGCTTGCAATTTTTCAATACGCAGTTTATTTTCCAGTGTGTTAATGTGCGTATGTGGTGGCTTATGGGTGTGTGTGAGCAAATTTACAAGGAAAATTTCGGGAGTTCAAGGTCCCTGGGGAAACTGGAATTACAGTTTGGCATTTGCaaacatttacatataaatatgtgaGTGGCACGTGGAGAAAACTACTCAGCAggtgattgaaaaataaaattaaattacttttataaatatactttCAATAGGAAACTAGTTTATGTAATGTAGTTTCATGTTTTATTAAATCTTCATTCTCTGTCATCTTAAGTTAAGATGTTAGTGCATATTTCAGCcctattaaattataaaatagcGAGCCATAAAAAACTCTTGCTTCAACTTTTATTCTTCtttatatgcatatttataaatctttatgtatatatatcagGTTAAGGCTGCTGCCCTTGTTATCCCTTTTAAAATGAGAAATAATGATTCTTAAGCACATCCTCTTTGACCCCattaaacttaatttaaaatgctgcAACTCGTCGAACATGCAAACTAATTTAAACATATGAAAACGAAGAATCTCAACTCATTAAAGGACCCCAATGCCTGCTTTTGCCACCGCCTCTTCATCTCCCCTCGGATCCGGctttatgcatttttcataATGTAATTTCCCAAGTAATAAATTTTCATGCCAGCATCATCATTATCAACAACATGCAGGACGCAAGGAGGGCGAGTGAAAACTTTAGTTCGGTGCAAGGTGCACCTGCCGTTGCACCTGTTCGAGAAGCTCCACCTGCCCATTCTCCCCTTCCGCCAGCCACCTTCCACCGGTTGCCACTTTCCACGTTAATCTCAGATTTCCACATAAATCACTTTAAAAAGGCGACACACTTGCAGGCGCAAAAGCAGGAAAGCAGGAGGAACAGAAGGCGTCGGCTCCTTGGCCAAGAAAGAACCAGTAACCAGGGAACGCTGCTCAGTTCTGCAATGGCAATTTCTTTGAGTACTTTCTTCTATTTCCCCTTTgctataatatatatatgtatgtgtatgtatatatgtaggtgTATAGGTGTGTGTGAGTTGCCCCAAAAAACGTGCCAAGTAATTGCCGGCCATTGCTGTAATGTCCTGCGCATAAGGACCTCCCATGAGCCCTGAAAATAATAACCAGACTTTGCTCGGAGGTACTTTTAATTTCAGCGACGATATGCCAACGATTTACGTAAATAGTCAATGAACCTTAtgtttaaatagttttgagcTACTTGATCAAATTTGACAGATAGCTTTAGTACCtagaacaaattaaaaacaaattcctTGTTTAGTTACAAAACCAAGTTTCTGGCGACATGTTACTTTAGCTCGCCACGCtcgtttagttttattttaccTCAACTTATGGTTACCGCCCCGTTTCAAGTGTCTTTCAGTTTCTGTAATAATCGTaaatgcatttgttttttatgcattttggCCGACCCAACCCGATTGCAGTCGAAAGAAAGCATTTTCCTTTCGCTTCGCAACTCCCGCACGCATTTTGTGCGAGCTGCATTCGCAATTGCACGGCGTCTTCATGCGGTTATGCTTCTGTTGCTTTCATTATGAGCCATTATCACAAGCTGGCGACAAGCGACTACTACCCCGATGGTCACACACAAAGCCAGCGAAATGGCCAAGAGAATGGgccaagggggggggggggaggggtgCAGCAGCATGGCCAAAGGATGGTAGCTAAAACAGGGACATCGGTGGTGGTCTCTCGACAACGCTTGACGCGAGCTTTGCACTTGTAACTAATGCGCCATGTTTAATGTTTCGCTGCCGTCTCCACTTGCCTTTATGCTGCTCTGCAGAGCaagaaaattatattattattattattattatatataaaaaatattaaaatattttagcatAATACAAATACGTTTATTAAACTTATAAAAAGTAGCATGCATTGCTGGTTTACGCGATGAATTAACAAGTTTAAGttaataaaaactaatgcCAGCAACATTTAGGAtttctgtttgtattttgtagaaactaaatttaaatagcatcatttaagccaaataattAGTTATACCAGAACATAGCTTCATGAAAAGTATAACCacctatttattttatttttattatttttcatatcTTAAAAATAGTACCTTTTTTGCGCTGTACCATTTTTCTAGCTGCTGTGTTCCTGTGTTCCTTCttatcaactttttgccatgAGTTTTCTactgctttttggccaaacaatGGCAACTTTTACAGCTGCGTTTTTACCCGCTTTTTTCTCCCATTTTGATGCGTATGGGTGGATGTCTTTTTTTCATCTCCcttttttgttcaattttctCTTCTTTGCTTTCTGAGGACTTGCCCCgcatttaaaatgattttcaaaTTGTCTTTATTCCGAATgctgtttttgaaaaatttaattttcattaaaattcatCGTAGACTCTCTCTTTCgcgaaaactttttgccaacttCGTACTCGGTCTTGACATTTTGCCCACTTCTTTTTGCTCAATTAtagttgtatatatttttacccCTCAGCTCTGCTCGGCTTTTTAAGAtggttttttctgtttttttttttttttttgatatttttaattaattttgcattCTGCTGCAGCTGACAGGCAGTTTCGTATAGTTTACATTTGGCAATTAACTAAatgttgcgtatacgccaccgCAGCCAAGTTAGAAGAGCTCTTGGCAAAAAGCAGCAATGACGAGGCACAATCTGAAATACAAAAGAACGATACATAAGTGCTTGCCGGcggaagagaaaaaaaaaatcaaccaAAAAAACTCGAGAACCGATATGCGGAAAACTACAAAAGGTGAATTACGTTGCAGGGAGTAGGGAAAAGCAAAAGGTGGATGCTCCACCTGTCAAAGGCAAAGCCCCAATGATGAGACTAAATGGGAAATCACAACCTCATTCCCCACCGccgccagtcagtcagtttgtCAGTCACTCAATCAGCCCTAGAACCAGAATTCCCCGAACAACAAACAGCTTCGggggcagaaaaaaaagaagtccACAAAGCCCCAGGAAAATGAAACCACCGGCAGCAGGAGGGCAACCTTTGACAGCTGGAAACCACTTAAATTATATGCCTGCTGCGAGCTTAGTGGGTTACCGCCATCCTCCCAGTTGCTTATGTTAATTTTCTGCTGGCCTAGGCTCGAGCAATTGACATGAACTGAAGTGACTTACTTTGTGGCATTCCCTCCGCCTTCAGTGAACCCAAACTCCCCCTAAATCTCCGGTAGCAAATGCTGGCAACAGGTGGGACATTGGAGCAATTTAACTCTGACTAAGTAATTGCACAGTGTGTGCTGAAATTCTTATTGAACAAAGTTTGTCGCGGCTCTGAAACAGGCAATATAAAAGAAActcataatttatttgatttcctAGAGCGGTTCATAAAATTGCAAAAGGTTTTTTTCATTGCAAACTTTTGAGTGACAAACTTTTCGACATAAAAAATGTCGATTAAAAACAAAGTTCTTTATTAATTAAGAATTTATTGTGGCAGACGGAcataattgttgttttaaaaaGGAAACACTCAGTTAAAA
The sequence above is drawn from the Drosophila melanogaster chromosome 2R genome and encodes:
- the CG43919 gene encoding uncharacterized protein; this encodes MKAVYQAIILLGLFKLLSSIELTTINNTICVDCSKDKQVKCIIEDTGFECFNEHSMKVINGKSLKPKPPSTENLDVCIPKDLKILCIDESNFLKVIVWSPKLGCQIVHREYPNRDTCFTASLICPCVETQKGSGKAKVTYSLLLIVTLYLINLCNLR